One genomic region from uncultured Cohaesibacter sp. encodes:
- a CDS encoding MFS transporter, producing MTSLPSYTLGRVVTALAIATTLLGSTAPNPLYPIYIAKLGIAHAQSTLIFAIYAVGTLISLLLTAWLSRHISDMRKLLVPGLLITAMGALLFGFADNLLMLLIGRFLNGFGTGAITGMGSATLIALSAPGRKHIGATIATVAFTGGAAGGPLISSAALSLGAAPTILPFLLIAALSAVGIIGFKLADWPDSEKADNNEVRTEDGRTNLGLYLLACLGVMTAWTITSALMALGTDLALNVYGFTSISTAGLVTAVFQLFGGFGQAYFGRKQSFVPLIGGFSGLAFVLGLLVLLAGGYHPAMFMLLMPLFGLSYGAIFVQSLSFAGTAAAPRRRAALIATFYVGGYLANALPTIGLGVVTDRVGLTLAFQGFSLIVVCLSLLGIAYTFVIKNRHTFTPC from the coding sequence ATGACATCTCTTCCAAGCTACACTCTCGGCAGAGTCGTGACTGCTCTTGCAATTGCCACAACCTTGCTTGGAAGCACCGCTCCCAATCCACTTTACCCCATTTATATTGCCAAACTCGGGATCGCACATGCGCAGTCTACACTCATCTTCGCAATCTATGCTGTAGGCACCCTGATTTCCCTTCTGCTCACAGCATGGCTTAGTCGGCACATCAGCGATATGCGCAAGCTACTTGTTCCCGGGCTATTGATTACGGCAATGGGTGCACTGCTCTTTGGGTTCGCGGACAATCTTTTGATGTTGCTCATTGGGCGTTTCCTCAACGGATTTGGCACAGGAGCCATAACTGGAATGGGCTCGGCAACGCTCATTGCGTTATCAGCACCCGGCCGCAAGCACATTGGGGCGACCATTGCCACAGTAGCCTTTACAGGAGGGGCTGCCGGTGGGCCCTTGATCAGCTCCGCTGCGCTGTCACTTGGAGCGGCTCCCACGATACTCCCCTTTCTGTTGATCGCCGCCTTATCGGCAGTTGGAATTATCGGTTTCAAACTGGCCGATTGGCCAGACAGCGAGAAAGCTGACAACAACGAGGTGCGGACGGAAGATGGCAGAACCAATCTCGGCCTTTATCTTTTGGCATGCCTGGGTGTCATGACAGCCTGGACAATCACTTCGGCGCTGATGGCTCTTGGCACAGATCTGGCTTTGAATGTTTATGGCTTTACATCCATCAGTACAGCAGGACTGGTTACGGCGGTTTTTCAACTATTTGGAGGATTCGGGCAGGCCTACTTTGGGCGCAAACAATCTTTCGTTCCCTTGATAGGAGGATTTTCCGGACTTGCATTTGTCCTTGGGTTGCTCGTCTTGCTAGCGGGCGGCTATCATCCCGCCATGTTCATGTTGCTAATGCCCCTCTTTGGACTTTCTTATGGAGCGATATTTGTCCAGTCACTATCCTTCGCCGGAACGGCAGCGGCACCGCGCCGCAGGGCAGCGCTAATTGCAACATTTTACGTTGGAGGGTACCTCGCCAATGCACTTCCAACCATCGGACTGGGCGTTGTCACTGACCGCGTCGGGTTGACCCTTGCATTCCAAGGCTTCTCCTTGATCGTTGTCTGTCTGTCGCTCCTGGGAATTGCCTACACATTTGTCATAAAGAACCGACATACCTTCACCCCTTGCTGA
- a CDS encoding LysR substrate-binding domain-containing protein gives MDIKTLRYALTTCRLMHVGKAAEELGIAQPTLSHKISTLENELGVKLFIRKNRSISLSPAGEIFMEESRKIVAAADQMVNLVRSVEQGLSGTLHVGYSGSVLLAPGFSEAIKQYGRSFPAIHLCLHENTPIQTLQSMEARKFDLAFTRGPIPAPPPSLVCQIFCSAPLAVAMHKDHPRARVNSIRFRDLKDENFVSFNDPEGLGLHASLKFLCNEAAFEPKITVRADSVASCINLVVAGMGITILPSDFCMRELHTELVLLPITDINAETEIVQVRRKIVLSPVERHFLAWIKADHEKRQQMTVPVKKRAQGNC, from the coding sequence ATGGACATAAAAACACTGCGTTACGCTCTGACGACATGCCGGTTAATGCATGTAGGTAAAGCCGCAGAAGAGCTGGGCATCGCTCAGCCAACCCTAAGTCATAAAATCAGCACCCTGGAAAACGAGCTTGGCGTAAAGCTTTTCATCCGCAAGAACCGATCGATCTCACTGAGCCCGGCAGGCGAGATCTTCATGGAAGAATCGAGAAAGATTGTCGCGGCAGCCGACCAAATGGTCAATTTGGTTCGTTCCGTCGAACAAGGGCTCTCAGGGACTTTGCATGTTGGTTATTCTGGTTCTGTCCTTCTTGCACCGGGTTTCAGCGAAGCAATCAAACAATATGGCCGCTCTTTCCCTGCGATCCATTTATGCTTGCACGAGAACACTCCGATACAAACCCTGCAATCAATGGAAGCCAGAAAATTCGATCTGGCTTTCACAAGAGGCCCGATCCCGGCCCCGCCACCTTCGTTAGTGTGCCAAATCTTTTGTTCTGCTCCTCTAGCTGTCGCGATGCATAAAGATCATCCAAGAGCTAGGGTAAACTCCATTCGGTTCAGGGACTTGAAAGACGAAAACTTTGTTTCCTTCAACGATCCTGAAGGGCTTGGTTTGCATGCATCCCTCAAATTCCTGTGCAATGAAGCTGCTTTTGAACCGAAGATAACGGTAAGGGCTGACAGCGTTGCAAGTTGCATCAATCTGGTGGTCGCAGGTATGGGCATTACTATTCTTCCCAGCGACTTCTGCATGCGAGAACTGCACACAGAACTTGTCTTGTTGCCAATAACCGACATCAACGCCGAGACTGAGATTGTGCAGGTTAGGCGGAAAATCGTTCTCTCGCCGGTGGAGCGACATTTTCTGGCATGGATTAAGGCAGATCACGAGAAGAGGCAACAAATGACGGTGCCAGTAAAGAAACGCGCTCAGGGCAACTGTTAA
- a CDS encoding TRAP transporter large permease subunit: protein MATMVRAIWTGLADSSRKSLQLISVMACAGIVVGVLGLTGLGGRFSSVLLSAAGESEAIAFVLAMMISVVLGMGMPTTAAYAIAAAVVAPALMQMGISALSAHMFVFYCAVISAITPPVAIAAFAGAAIAGGKPWPTSIRAMRFGIAAFVLPFMFYTSPEILLQGSWVETLFVFGTAVAAVYLIAVAGEGQLFGDCSVAERVVAGAAALLLLWSSASTDIMGGVLAIGLFVWARRRKMRKPEFAA from the coding sequence ATGGCAACGATGGTCCGTGCGATCTGGACCGGTCTTGCGGATTCTTCGCGCAAGTCTCTGCAGCTCATCAGCGTCATGGCCTGCGCAGGCATCGTCGTTGGGGTCCTTGGCCTGACCGGGCTCGGCGGACGTTTTTCATCTGTTTTGCTTTCGGCCGCCGGAGAAAGTGAAGCCATCGCCTTTGTGCTTGCCATGATGATATCTGTCGTGCTGGGCATGGGAATGCCGACCACAGCTGCCTATGCCATCGCGGCTGCGGTTGTTGCGCCAGCTTTGATGCAAATGGGGATCTCGGCACTATCAGCTCATATGTTCGTTTTTTACTGCGCAGTTATATCGGCGATCACACCACCGGTGGCAATTGCAGCGTTTGCTGGCGCTGCGATTGCGGGAGGAAAACCATGGCCGACATCAATCCGCGCCATGCGCTTTGGAATTGCGGCATTTGTACTGCCATTCATGTTCTACACCAGCCCGGAAATCTTGTTGCAAGGCAGCTGGGTGGAAACCCTGTTTGTCTTTGGGACAGCCGTCGCTGCCGTCTATCTGATTGCTGTAGCTGGTGAAGGGCAACTTTTTGGAGATTGCTCTGTAGCTGAACGCGTCGTTGCTGGGGCGGCGGCACTATTACTGCTGTGGTCGAGCGCGTCAACAGACATCATGGGTGGCGTGCTCGCGATAGGCCTGTTCGTTTGGGCGCGTAGACGGAAGATGCGCAAGCCTGAATTCGCAGCCTAA
- a CDS encoding UbiD family decarboxylase gives MAEIEKEQIKVHDLRSAIELLQSMDGEYVETDTEVNPIAELSGVYRYVGAHGTVKRPTRIGPAMMFNNVKGYNDVRVLIGLLCSRKRVAATLNTTPDQLGFVLKDAVTKPIPPVMVDKSQAPAQEVVHLASDPDFDILKILPAPTNTPEDAGPYITMGHCYASDPETGEWDVTIHRLCVQSKDEISMYFVPGRHLDSFRMKAEAQGKPLPITISIGVDPAISIGTCFEAPTTPIGYDELGVAGALRGKGVELVQSLSVDARGIASAEIIIEGELVPDVRVREDQNTNTGKAMPEFPGYTGAAKPAIPVIKVKAITHRKNPILQTTVGPSDEHTNMAGIPTEASILSLIERALPGFVQNVHAPSPGTGKYVAVLQVKKRTPADEGRQRQAAMLAFSAFSELKHVFLVDEDVDPFDMNDVVWAMTTRFQADVDMIPIPGVRCHPLDPSSDPAFSPSIRDHGIACKAIFDCTVPYDLKDSFQRCNFMEVDVKRFLPDFES, from the coding sequence ATGGCAGAAATTGAAAAAGAACAAATTAAGGTCCATGATCTGCGGTCGGCGATCGAGCTGCTGCAGTCGATGGACGGGGAATATGTTGAAACGGATACGGAAGTCAACCCGATTGCAGAGCTTTCGGGCGTCTACCGTTATGTCGGTGCCCATGGCACGGTAAAGCGTCCCACTCGCATTGGGCCGGCAATGATGTTCAACAATGTCAAAGGTTACAACGACGTTCGCGTCCTAATCGGCCTTCTTTGTTCCCGCAAGCGCGTTGCTGCCACGCTAAACACCACGCCGGACCAGCTAGGTTTCGTTCTGAAAGATGCTGTGACCAAGCCTATTCCTCCTGTCATGGTCGACAAGAGTCAGGCCCCGGCGCAGGAAGTTGTGCATTTGGCATCAGATCCGGATTTCGACATCCTGAAAATCCTGCCAGCACCAACCAATACGCCTGAAGATGCAGGCCCTTACATTACGATGGGCCATTGTTACGCATCTGATCCCGAAACGGGAGAATGGGACGTTACAATCCATCGTCTATGCGTGCAAAGCAAAGATGAAATCTCGATGTATTTCGTACCCGGTCGCCATCTTGATAGTTTCCGCATGAAAGCTGAAGCGCAGGGTAAACCACTTCCGATTACGATTTCTATTGGTGTTGACCCTGCGATCTCTATCGGCACATGTTTCGAAGCACCAACCACTCCGATCGGTTATGACGAACTCGGCGTTGCGGGCGCGTTACGCGGCAAGGGCGTGGAATTGGTCCAGTCCCTCTCTGTTGATGCGCGTGGCATCGCATCTGCTGAAATCATCATTGAGGGTGAACTGGTGCCTGACGTAAGGGTGCGTGAAGACCAGAATACCAATACCGGAAAGGCTATGCCTGAATTTCCCGGCTATACCGGTGCAGCCAAACCAGCCATTCCGGTTATCAAGGTCAAAGCGATCACGCATCGCAAGAACCCGATTCTGCAAACCACTGTTGGCCCGTCAGATGAACACACCAATATGGCCGGTATTCCAACAGAAGCATCGATCCTATCCCTTATCGAGAGAGCTCTGCCTGGCTTCGTTCAGAATGTGCATGCGCCATCACCTGGCACCGGGAAATATGTCGCTGTTCTGCAGGTCAAAAAACGCACCCCAGCCGATGAGGGGCGCCAAAGACAGGCAGCTATGCTGGCATTCTCTGCCTTCTCGGAGCTCAAACATGTCTTCCTCGTCGATGAGGATGTCGATCCATTCGACATGAATGACGTTGTCTGGGCGATGACGACCCGTTTCCAGGCTGATGTCGACATGATTCCGATCCCCGGCGTCCGGTGTCATCCGCTCGATCCATCCTCTGACCCAGCGTTTAGCCCTTCCATTCGGGATCACGGCATTGCCTGCAAGGCGATCTTTGATTGCACGGTTCCATACGATTTGAAGGACAG
- a CDS encoding GntR family transcriptional regulator, with the protein MGKRYLDVAAQIMKELKSGLFKVGEALPSEAILSERFKASRSTIRAAMSELQRLGMIERKQGAPTRVLSNEPPTTYVHSMSVTGDLMQFAGPSWREVQEIIPLVADEQLAGRLGDRPGRRWVRIRQTRNIEGQSAPVGWTDIYLSEEHGQIAEQVKEFPGLVYVLLEKETNVIIQEIEQTIRAVPVPDDLSNALQVAAGDHALELRRQYRDANNNSQIITLSILPAKNYTYEITLRRQA; encoded by the coding sequence ATGGGGAAGCGCTATCTGGATGTCGCAGCTCAAATCATGAAAGAACTGAAATCAGGGCTGTTTAAGGTAGGAGAGGCTTTGCCAAGTGAAGCCATTCTGAGCGAACGTTTTAAGGCCAGTCGCTCCACAATAAGAGCCGCAATGTCCGAACTCCAACGGCTCGGCATGATCGAGAGAAAACAGGGTGCCCCGACTCGTGTCCTCTCAAATGAGCCCCCCACCACCTATGTCCACTCCATGTCGGTAACGGGCGATCTGATGCAGTTCGCCGGACCATCCTGGCGTGAAGTGCAGGAAATCATTCCTTTGGTGGCAGATGAACAACTGGCCGGGCGCCTTGGTGATCGCCCAGGTCGACGTTGGGTTCGCATTCGTCAGACAAGAAATATCGAAGGGCAATCGGCCCCGGTTGGCTGGACGGACATTTACCTCAGTGAAGAACATGGGCAGATAGCGGAACAGGTGAAAGAATTTCCGGGCCTTGTCTATGTACTGTTGGAAAAGGAAACCAACGTCATTATTCAAGAAATTGAACAAACGATCCGGGCTGTACCGGTTCCGGATGATCTCTCAAATGCCTTGCAGGTCGCTGCAGGCGATCACGCTCTGGAGCTTCGCCGCCAGTATCGCGATGCGAACAACAACAGTCAGATCATCACGCTCAGCATTTTGCCGGCCAAGAATTACACCTACGAGATTACCCTGCGACGGCAGGCCTGA
- a CDS encoding adenylosuccinate lyase family protein yields MSLASTDPGLIAATTGYRRSLQIFGEEGTVDAYLRFEAALAEVEGALGVIPADAVSPIVTSCHIDAIDFDSLRQGAAVVGYPIVSLVAQLAEKVGGHGQWVHYGATTQDAMDTAQVLQLIEATDAILTDLVPVKQRLAELAEQHRTTPMSGRTKIQHGVPLSFGYKVAVWLDQIERTGQALHRARHEAAVLQFGGAVGTLASLAENGPLVREALSKHLGLSCPDISWHVSRDRMAQLAAALSTAAAAFGKMATDIALMMSTEVRELVEPAVDGRGSSSTMPQKRNPVICEAIIESARSIRHIPAVLLDAMLQEYERGIGHGYRERVALCEAVAHLAGIVSLSNDLLSGLIVNTNQMKNNLSLTHGLIHSEAIMMHLSNKLGRLEAHHILQKVARRIETSGEEIGLVLKAESGITFPTELLDVKEAIKSADHMIAAVLDRSKQ; encoded by the coding sequence ATGAGCCTCGCATCGACCGATCCAGGCCTAATAGCCGCTACAACAGGTTACCGCCGTTCCTTGCAAATCTTCGGTGAGGAAGGAACGGTCGATGCTTACCTTCGCTTTGAAGCCGCACTTGCGGAAGTGGAAGGTGCATTGGGTGTCATACCCGCCGATGCGGTGTCCCCGATCGTTACGAGCTGCCACATTGATGCTATCGATTTCGACAGCCTGCGACAGGGGGCAGCAGTCGTCGGATATCCGATTGTATCTCTCGTCGCTCAACTCGCCGAGAAGGTCGGTGGGCATGGGCAATGGGTGCACTATGGTGCCACGACACAAGACGCCATGGACACGGCTCAGGTATTGCAGTTGATCGAGGCCACGGATGCGATATTGACCGACCTTGTACCGGTCAAGCAAAGGCTGGCTGAGCTTGCTGAACAGCATCGCACGACCCCGATGTCGGGGCGCACCAAGATCCAACACGGTGTTCCGCTTTCATTCGGCTATAAGGTAGCTGTCTGGCTCGATCAGATCGAACGGACCGGGCAGGCCTTGCATCGTGCCCGACATGAAGCTGCCGTCCTGCAATTTGGCGGGGCCGTTGGGACGCTCGCCTCCCTTGCTGAAAATGGGCCTCTGGTTCGTGAAGCTCTGTCCAAACACCTCGGGCTGAGCTGCCCCGACATCTCTTGGCATGTCAGCCGCGACCGCATGGCCCAGCTGGCAGCCGCACTGAGCACAGCCGCTGCGGCCTTCGGCAAAATGGCGACGGATATTGCACTCATGATGTCAACGGAAGTGAGAGAGCTTGTCGAACCTGCTGTCGATGGACGGGGTAGTTCGTCTACCATGCCTCAAAAGCGTAATCCCGTCATCTGCGAGGCGATCATCGAGTCAGCCCGTTCCATCCGGCATATCCCCGCTGTCTTGCTGGATGCCATGTTGCAAGAATATGAGCGTGGCATCGGGCACGGATATCGCGAGCGTGTTGCCCTCTGTGAAGCCGTTGCTCATTTGGCGGGGATCGTATCCCTCAGTAACGATCTACTCTCAGGCCTGATCGTCAACACGAACCAGATGAAAAACAATCTGAGCCTTACCCATGGTCTCATCCATTCCGAGGCCATCATGATGCATCTGTCCAACAAGCTGGGTCGCCTCGAGGCACATCATATTCTGCAAAAGGTCGCGCGACGTATCGAGACCTCCGGCGAGGAAATTGGTTTGGTCTTGAAAGCTGAAAGCGGAATTACCTTTCCGACGGAACTGTTGGACGTCAAGGAAGCGATCAAAAGCGCAGATCATATGATCGCGGCAGTTCTTGACAGATCGAAGCAATAA
- a CDS encoding TAXI family TRAP transporter solute-binding subunit has protein sequence MSILLKSFTAAALTLCFTLPLAAQDRPKSMTISTASPGGVYAIYGEGVAQIVTDKVGIATSTRQTQGPAQNLVLLKAGQVELGMTTSGPAYEAMHGTLELAPGVEYKNLRVLFAMYPTPFQMVALASNGIESLEQLDGMRVGAGPRAGTGGTFWTRWLKSLDINSKLQYGGIGDQASQLADGRLDAIVTAGGIPHPALSELENTQPVTFFGMSEKTLKDIVDSNPYAVNFTIPKGTYKTPTADIDTLAMWNFIVADASMSDDVAYEITKAVLESNDRMVATHSSAKQTLAENVVKDTFIPLHPGAARYYQEIGVTIPEAIAP, from the coding sequence ATGTCCATTCTGCTAAAAAGCTTCACTGCTGCAGCGCTCACGCTCTGCTTCACCCTGCCGCTCGCGGCTCAGGATCGTCCGAAGTCCATGACGATTTCAACCGCGTCGCCTGGAGGCGTCTATGCCATCTATGGGGAAGGCGTGGCCCAGATCGTTACCGACAAGGTTGGCATTGCCACCTCGACGCGACAGACGCAGGGGCCAGCACAAAATCTGGTGTTGCTGAAGGCTGGACAGGTCGAACTCGGTATGACGACATCAGGTCCTGCCTATGAAGCTATGCACGGCACCCTCGAGTTGGCACCGGGTGTTGAATACAAGAATCTGCGTGTTCTGTTCGCTATGTATCCAACCCCATTCCAGATGGTCGCTCTGGCTAGCAACGGCATTGAATCACTGGAGCAGCTGGATGGCATGCGGGTTGGCGCTGGACCACGCGCAGGCACCGGCGGAACTTTCTGGACCCGCTGGCTCAAATCGCTCGATATCAATTCCAAGCTGCAATATGGCGGCATCGGCGATCAGGCCAGTCAGTTGGCGGATGGACGCCTTGATGCCATCGTCACGGCAGGCGGCATTCCACATCCCGCTCTTTCCGAACTTGAAAATACCCAGCCTGTCACCTTCTTCGGCATGTCCGAAAAGACGCTCAAGGATATTGTGGATTCCAACCCCTATGCGGTGAACTTCACGATTCCTAAAGGCACCTACAAAACCCCGACCGCTGACATTGATACGCTCGCCATGTGGAACTTCATCGTTGCTGACGCTTCCATGTCCGATGATGTGGCCTACGAAATCACAAAAGCAGTCCTCGAGAGCAATGACCGAATGGTTGCAACTCATTCTTCGGCCAAACAGACACTTGCCGAAAATGTCGTCAAGGATACGTTCATTCCTCTACATCCAGGTGCAGCTCGCTACTACCAAGAAATCGGCGTCACCATTCCAGAAGCCATTGCCCCGTAA
- a CDS encoding TRAP transporter fused permease subunit: MVAETMEAVDKTTDLEKAQELDSEGQDRSLSRTLTIALMVLSALYALFHLAVLNFWAIDEWVYRVIHVNMGTILGFIGIKVWAGEKGRNVSLLDWALIAGAVGCTAYIAINLEQLIMRTGVITTTGDYVCGVVGSLIVLEFARRVAGIILPAIALVFMAYVFVGPWLPGILHHSGFDAANFASYLYSQDAIFGMTVAASSRYIILFVAFAVFLQASGAGDYFMRLAMALFGSARGGPGKVSVFSGLLFGTVSGSAVANVVASGTFTIPLMRRVGYPRESAGAIEAASSSGGQLAPPVMGAGAFIMAEITGIPYSEIVVAAALPCLLFYLAIYLTVDLQAQRLGLNGVPREELPKLRELARDAFMLLPLIVLLYLLLSGFSIIAAGTWGLASALLVLLCRELAFPSVVLALPLVLFVVLPLSGMQVNYAGAIAFISSILLM; the protein is encoded by the coding sequence ATGGTTGCCGAGACAATGGAGGCGGTGGATAAAACTACTGACCTTGAAAAGGCGCAAGAGTTGGACAGCGAAGGACAGGATAGAAGTCTTTCAAGAACACTGACGATTGCACTCATGGTTCTGTCTGCGCTTTATGCGCTTTTTCATCTGGCCGTCCTCAATTTCTGGGCGATTGATGAATGGGTTTACCGAGTCATTCACGTCAATATGGGCACGATACTCGGGTTCATCGGCATCAAGGTTTGGGCCGGAGAAAAGGGGCGAAACGTTAGCCTACTAGACTGGGCGCTGATAGCTGGCGCTGTGGGCTGTACCGCTTATATCGCCATTAATCTAGAACAGTTGATCATGCGCACAGGTGTGATTACCACCACCGGTGACTATGTCTGCGGTGTCGTCGGCAGCTTGATTGTGCTTGAGTTTGCCCGGCGCGTTGCTGGCATCATTCTTCCTGCCATTGCTCTTGTCTTCATGGCCTATGTTTTTGTCGGTCCCTGGTTGCCAGGAATTCTGCATCACTCCGGTTTCGACGCCGCTAATTTCGCATCCTACCTCTATAGTCAAGATGCCATTTTCGGCATGACCGTGGCAGCTTCATCGCGATATATTATCCTGTTTGTCGCCTTTGCGGTTTTTCTGCAGGCTTCTGGGGCAGGAGACTATTTTATGCGCCTTGCCATGGCTCTATTCGGTTCTGCGCGTGGAGGACCAGGCAAGGTTTCTGTATTCTCAGGCCTTTTGTTCGGCACCGTTTCCGGCTCCGCCGTCGCTAATGTTGTTGCCTCTGGCACCTTTACCATTCCGCTGATGCGCAGGGTCGGCTATCCAAGGGAAAGTGCTGGCGCCATTGAGGCTGCATCCTCTTCTGGTGGCCAACTTGCCCCGCCCGTCATGGGCGCTGGGGCCTTTATCATGGCTGAGATCACTGGAATTCCTTACTCAGAGATTGTGGTTGCTGCTGCGTTACCCTGTCTACTCTTCTATTTGGCAATCTATCTTACGGTCGATCTACAAGCCCAACGCCTTGGCCTCAACGGCGTTCCTCGGGAAGAATTGCCCAAATTACGAGAACTGGCGAGGGATGCCTTTATGTTGCTGCCCCTGATCGTGCTGCTCTATCTGCTGCTGTCCGGTTTTTCGATTATTGCTGCAGGAACTTGGGGTCTGGCTTCTGCGCTACTCGTGCTTCTGTGTCGAGAACTTGCATTCCCCTCAGTCGTTCTGGCCTTGCCACTCGTGCTGTTTGTCGTCCTGCCTCTGTCGGGCATGCAGGTTAACTACGCCGGAGCGATCGCATTTATCTCCAGCATTCTGTTGATGTAG